In Drosophila yakuba strain Tai18E2 chromosome 2R, Prin_Dyak_Tai18E2_2.1, whole genome shotgun sequence, a single genomic region encodes these proteins:
- the LOC6530002 gene encoding uncharacterized protein LOC6530002 isoform X3, translated as MKMSEVPRIMVFRPTWEEFKDFPKYVAYMESQGAHKAGLAKVVPPPEWVPRRSGYADLDALNVTIPAPICQVVTGKQGYYQQINIQKKPLTVKQFSELASTERYATPKHFDFEDLERKYWKNITYVAPIYGADVSGSITDTDQDSWNINRLGTILDYVNKDYNIQIDGVNTAYLYFGMWKTTFAWHTEDMDLYSINYLHFGAPKTWYVVPPECGRKLEKVANQYFPASYKNCNAYLRHKMTLISPQILKQHDVPVSKITQEAGEIMITFPFGYHAGFNHGFNCAESTNFAMERWIEYGKRAVQCTCSNDMVKISMDTFVKRFQSDRYDLWMEGRDVGRHPEDPPNGVPSAAPLPPHLDVLLCDKKMKKQCNPTKAKSFKERNPDLDLDEIQQNPNVPDDVKAMLKESVLTLDTGDLATDEADFPNEDAMSLQSPADLKTKQELLEYIDDGTEDDDEEEDFKRRKQKRRYDADYDDDWLASKRKSNSRNSRGRSPRTKDDRSISPASSTSSTSRGARRGKASGTPRKTPARRKKDASATSPAVTSAATAVKTPTSAVTAGTSPATNTATAAADGGGDAKKERQSLQFMQQSRKFEGKIPKLSQSQTSAAAATAATAATEASTSKSSQEQQQQIVYVNMLPAANTLNGIPQQQQQQYASTDGNVYQLQNEILCDANGHAVTAATASYQTTASSPQQQHQQQQQQNVATSVADNVVTTISSSSILHTNANTNGVDTIAATQQLQQQQQQQQQQQQQQQQQHYHYITTTGEDGQTPTTIVFENYNGGMPAVSSAAPTPVPVSQANSAATTTTTALVNTDGTIIEFDGSTYEEYHVLKSEPGSSDCLSNGSSAVAADIIKYDPQHGVVGDEEDDEENGLLQVKYEEQSLEHDPDNEHDADQEHEYEEFQVIKAEVEAEAAELAAGTTSYTISQDQPAPGTPVLSSMVPKSGSAAAAKQKRKRKTRVIADDEQGEYLEKMSVRGLDIARYEHIIDGVAYCLVCAKNDIFKTFKNKYSFQRHAYLFHEGQNRKIFACPICNKEFSRPDKMKMHKKDKHGDVPMPPSATTTPLKADGPPAKRARNSRTPRVRKSKGGDGSTPTKKRLAQIDSVLDDVQNGESLTMAPVSVSHSQQQQQQQQPMQHSITTLAPTTPSQPQHQLQTLPSLDFSGMILPGGAQLALANPGATSSVGLHRGPATPNGQPAAPTTTLIYSNQLELQQALLQQQLHGQSIMIQDQAGNLVPLQLDGTQAIYTTAPQAQRQQTTATYQTTQQQQQQPAQQPASQAQQQPHYELDNVTYLSSTAAATPTSAEQQQQQQQQQQHVIGTVQSYQILTPDGLQNFQPKLEAAELGDLCPYSQYTFTTHAGAQPTLNANALDAQTHQPQQHHQPQQHHHQQQHHQQTQLLQQQPFATHHNPHQQFMELKNELLIKGGDAYTLDTASMYHLPFSPTSMINAVNDVNTSSLLETKEISSSSGGSSTNATSNTASSNSASAVVSSSASNGLKPAAKKTPVILLAARGAAKQPQLSILNGNTKAGTGNGSGSAGGGGGGGVTLVRVNASNRNQRQVIVAPEVAPVQQQSVVEEELLAEDDELEEELDEDAVALAGLSSSTAQILRKFRIPKGTAVTAKSGDNYLAMPTPTPSPPGVVNLVSSGVEASGYIENDDDIIEELNEDDLVEEIIDEEPSQEQPELQEAATADGLDLSSTNSATATAGTTMLLAPQPPPLQLQTVASNGTVTCFNLPANTILLQSADGSIIAATQVPHPSKAGQQQLIALPGNVALATEPASQAQATSAPQATQTLILTADGTAIPILATTPQQQQQQQQQQQQQQAAAAAAAQLFAA; from the exons atgaaaatgtcagAGGTGCCACGCATCATGGTCTTTCGACCCACCTGGGAGGAGTTCAAGGACTTTCCCAAGTATGTGGCCTACATGGAGTCACAGGGCGCCCACAAGGCCGGTCTGGCCAAGGTGGTGCCACCGCCGGAATGGGTGCCCCGTCGCAGTGGGTACGCCGATCTCGATGCCCTGAATGTCACGATTCCGGCGCCCATATGCCAGGTGGTGACCGGCAAGCAGGGCTACTATCAGCAGATCAACATACAGAAAAAGCCACTCACAGTGAAGCAGTTTAGCGAGCTGGCCAGCACCGAGCGCTACGCCACACCCAAACACTTTGACTTTGAGGATCTGGAGCGCAAGTACTGGAAGAACATAACATATGTGGCGCCCATTTATGGGGCAGACGTTAGCGGAAGCATCACAGACACCGACCAGGAT AGCTGGAACATCAACCGGCTGGGCACTATTCTTGACTATGTCAACAAGGATTATAACATCCAGATAGACGGCGTGAACACAGCTTACTTGTACTTTGGCATGTGGAAGACGACTTTCGCATGGCACACGGAGGACATGGACCTCTATTCCATCAATTACTTGCACTTTGGGGCGCCAAAGACGTGGTATGTGGTGCCGCCGGAGTGTGGTCGCAAACTGGAGAAGGTGGCCAACCAATACTTTCCGGCCAGTTACAAGAACTGCAATGCATATTTGCGCCACAAGATGACGTTGATTTCACCACAGATTCTCAAGCAACACGACGTGCCCGTCAGTAAG ATCACGCAGGAGGCGGGCGAGATCATGATCACGTTTCCGTTCGGCTACCATGCCGGCTTCAATCACGGCTTCAACTGTGCCGAGTCCACGAACTTTGCCATGGAGCGCTGGATCGAGTACGGCAAGCGGGCGGTGCAGTGCACCTGCAGCAACGACATGGTCAAGATCTCGATGGACACATTTGTCAAGCGCTTCCAAAGCGATCGCTACGATCTGTGGATGGAGGGGCGTGACGTGGGGCGGCATCCGGAGGATCCGCCAAATGGGGTGCCCAGTGCAGCTCCCCTGCCACCGCACCTCGATGTCCTGCTGTGTGATAAAAA AATGAAAAAGCAATGCAATCCCACCAAAGCCAAGAGTTTCAAAGAGCGTAATCCCGATCTGGACCTGGATGAAATCCAGCAGAATCCCAACGTGCCCGACGACGTCAAGGCCATGCTAAAGGAGAGCGTTCTAACGCTGGACACGGGCGATTTGGCCACGGATGAGGCTGATTTTCCCAACGAGGATGCCATGAGTCTACAGAGTCCGGCGGATCTGAAGACCAAGCAGGAGCTGCTTGAGTACATAGACGACGGCACAG aagatgatgatgaggaggaggacttCAAGCGGCGCAAGCAGAAGCGGCGCTACGATGCCGACTACGACGACGATTGGCTGGCGTCCAAGCGCAAGAGTAACTCGCGAAACAGTCGCGGTCGTAGTCCGCGCACCAAGGATGACCGTTCCATATCGCCAGCCTCCTCCACTTCTTCGACGTCGCGGGGCGCAAGGCGTGGCAAGGCCAGCGGCACGCCCCGAAAGACTCCTGCACGGCGGAAAAAGGACGCTAGTGCCACATCTCCGGCGGTCACttctgctgcaactgctgtaAAAACACCCACATCAGCCGTGACAGCTGGAACATCACCAGCCACaaacacagcaacagcagcagcagatggcGGAGGAG ATGCCAAAAAGGAGCGACAGTCGCTGCAATTTATGCAACAATCGCGTAAATTTGAGGGCAAGATACCAAAACTAAGTCAAAGTCAAAcgagtgcagcagcagcaacagcagccacgGCAGCAACAGAAGCATCCACATCCAAGTCTAGtcaagagcagcagcaacagattGTCTACGTCAACATGTTGCCCGCGGCCAACACCCTGAATGGCAttccacagcagcagcagcagcaatatgCGAGCACGGATGGCAATGTCTATCAGCTGCAAAATGAAATACTCTGTGATGCGAACGGACATGCCGTGACTGCCGCCACGGCTTCATATCAAACTACGGCCAGTAgtccgcagcagcagcatcagcagcagcagcaacagaatgTTGCAACCAGTGTTGCCG acAATGTGGTCACAACTATTAGTTCGTCCTCCATCCTGCACACGAACGCCAACACCAACGGAGTGGACACAATCGCCGCCacacagcagctgcagcagcagcagcaacaacaacagcaacaacaacagcagcaacaacaacaacattacCACTATATCACCACCACCGGCGAGGATGGACAAACCCCGACCACCATAGTGTTCGAGAACTACAACGGCGGCATGCCAGCGGTCAGTTCCGCCGCACCAACGCCCGTTCCCGTGTCGCAGGCCAACTCAGCCGCTACGACGACCACCACGGCGCTGGTTAACACGGACGGCACGATCATCGAGTTCGATGGGAGCACGTACGAGGAGTACCACGTACTCAAAAGCGAGCCCGGCAGCAGTGATTGCCTGAGCAACGGCAGCAGTGCCGTGGCCGCCGACATAATCAAGTACGATCCCCAGCACGGAGTCGTTggcgacgaggaggacgacgaggagaaCGGCTTGTTGCAGGTGAAGTACGAGGAGCAGAGCCTCGAGCACGATCCGGACAACGAGCACGATGCGGACCAGGAGCACGAGTACGAGGAGTTCCAGGTGATCAAGGCCGAGGTAGAGGCCGAGGCGGCGGAGCTGGCAGCCGGCACCACCAGCTACACGATCAGTCAGGACCAGCCGGCACCGGGCACCCCGGTGCTGTCCTCCATGGTACCCAAATCGGGATCGGCGGCGGCCGCCAAGCAGAAGCGCAAGCGCAAGACGCGCGTCATCGCCGACGACGAGCAGGGCGAGTACCTGGAGAAGATGAGTGTACGTGGCCTGGACATTGCCCGCTACGAGCACATCATCGACGGCGTGGCCTACTGCCTTGTCTGCGCCAAGAACGACATTTTTAAGACGTTCAAGAACAAGTACAGCTTCCAGCGACACGCCTACCTCTTTCACGAGGGCCAAAACCGCAAGATATTCGCCTGCCCCATCTGCAACAAGGAGTTCTCGCGTCCGGACAAGATGAAGATGCACAAGAAGGACAAGCACGGCGACGTGCCCATGCCGCCATCGGCCACCACGACTCCGCTGAAGGCTGACGGTCCGCCGGCCAAGCGGGCGCGCAACTCGCGCACGCCGCGCGTTCGCAAGTCGAAGGGCGGCGATGGCAGTACGCCAACCAAGAAGCGGCTGGCGCAGATCGACAGTGTCCTGGACGACGTGCAGAATGGAGAGTCCCTCACCATGGCGCCGGTCAGCGTGAGTCactcccagcagcagcagcaacagcagcaaccgaTGCAGCACAGCATCACAACGCTGGCACCCACGACGCCGTCGCAGCCGCAGCATCAGCTGCAGACGCTGCCCTCGCTGGACTTCAGCGGCATGATTCTGCCTGGAGGCGCACAGCTGGCACTGGCCAATCCGGGCGCCACCAGCTCCGTGGGACTGCATCGAGGACCAGCCACGCCGAATGGTCAGCCGGCGGCGCCCACCACCACGCTGATCTACTCGAACCAACTGGAACTGCAGCAGGCgctgctgcaacagcagctgcacgGCCAGAGCATCATGATCCAGGATCAAGCCGGCAACCTGGTGCCACTGCAGCTGGACGGAACCCAGGCGATATACACGACGGCGCCGCAGGCTCAGCGCCAACAGACCACGGCCACATATCAGacgacgcagcagcagcagcaacaaccagcGCAGCAGCCTGCCAGTCAGGCGCAACAGCAACCCCACTACGAGTTGGACAACGTGACCTATTTGAGCTCCACGGCGGCGGCCACTCCGACGTCagccgagcagcagcagcagcagcaacagcagcagcagcacgtgATCGGCACGGTGCAGAGCTATCAGATCCTGACGCCCGACGGCCTGCAGAACTTCCAACCTAAGCTGGAGGCGGCCGAGCTAGGCGACCTGTGTCCCTACTCGCAATACACCTTCACCACGCACGCCGGAGCGCAGCCCACGCTGAATGCGAACGCACTGGACGCGCAGACCCACcagccgcagcagcaccaccagccgcagcagcaccaccaccagcagcaacaccaccagcagACGCAACTACTGCAGCAACAGCCATTCGCCACGCACCACAATCCGCACCAGCAGTTCATGGAGCTGAAGAACGAGCTGCTGATCAAGGGCGGTGACGCCTACACCCTGGACACCGCCTCCATGTACCACCTGCCCTTCTCGCCCACCTCGATGATCAATGCGGTGAACGATGTGAACACCTCGTCGCTGCTGGAAACCAAAGAAATTAG cagcagcagcggcggcagcagcaccaacGCCACTAGCAACActgccagcagcaacagtgcGTCCGCCGTGGTGAGCAGCAGCGCGAGCAATGGCCTCAAGCCGGCGGCCAAGAAGACACCTGTCATTCTGCTGGCCGCTCGTGGTGCCGCCAAACAGCCGCAGCTCAGCATTCTCAATGGCAACACCAAGGCCGGAACGGGAAATGGAAGCGGAAGCGcaggcggaggcggaggcggaggcgtTACGTTGGTGCGCGTCAATGCATCCAATCGAAATCAGCGCCAGGTAATCGTCGCCCCGGAAGTTGCTCCTGTGCAACAGCAATCGGTGGTCGAGGAGGAGCTATTGGCCGAGGACGACGAGCTGGAAGAGGAGCTGGATGAGGATGCAGTTGCCCTGGCCGGACTCTCCTCTTCGACTGCCCAGATCCTGCGGAAGTTCCGCATACCCAAGGGCACAGCCGTGACGGCCAAGTCGGGTGACAACTACCTGGCCATGCCCACGCCAACACCGTCGCCGCCGGGTGTCGTCAATTTGGTTAGCTCCGGCGTTGAGGCTTCCGGTTACATCGAGAACGACGACGACATCATCGAGGAGCTCAACGAGGACGACCTGGTCGAGGAGATTATCGACGAGGAGCCCAGCCAGGAGCAGCCAGAGTTGCAAGAGGCGGCGACCGCCGATGGCCTCGATCTGAGCAGCACGAACAGTGCGACGGCCACAGCGGGCACCACCATGCTGCTGGCCCCCCAACCGCCTCCGCTTCAGCTGCAGACGGTGGCCTCCAACGGCACCGTGACCTGCTTCAACCTGCCGGCCAACACCATCCTGCTGCAGTCGGCCGACGGCAGTATAATCGCCGCCACCCAGGTGCCGCATCCCAGCAAGGCGGGTCAGCAGCAGCTGATTGCGCTGCCAGGCAACGTGGCCCTGGCCACCGAACCGGCGTCGCAGGCTCAGGCCACGTCGGCGCCCCAGGCCACGCAGACCCTGATCCTGACCGCCGACGGCACGGCCATTCCCATCCTGGCCACAActccccagcagcagcagcaacagcagcagcagcaacaacagcaacaggctgccgctgctgctgctgctcagtTGTTCGCCGCGTAG
- the LOC6530002 gene encoding uncharacterized protein LOC6530002 isoform X2, with protein MKMSEVPRIMVFRPTWEEFKDFPKYVAYMESQGAHKAGLAKVVPPPEWVPRRSGYADLDALNVTIPAPICQVVTGKQGYYQQINIQKKPLTVKQFSELASTERYATPKHFDFEDLERKYWKNITYVAPIYGADVSGSITDTDQDSWNINRLGTILDYVNKDYNIQIDGVNTAYLYFGMWKTTFAWHTEDMDLYSINYLHFGAPKTWYVVPPECGRKLEKVANQYFPASYKNCNAYLRHKMTLISPQILKQHDVPVSKITQEAGEIMITFPFGYHAGFNHGFNCAESTNFAMERWIEYGKRAVQCTCSNDMVKISMDTFVKRFQSDRYDLWMEGRDVGRHPEDPPNGVPSAAPLPPHLDVLLCDKKMKKQCNPTKAKSFKERNPDLDLDEIQQNPNVPDDVKAMLKESVLTLDTGDLATDEADFPNEDAMSLQSPADLKTKQELLEYIDDGTDDDEEEDFKRRKQKRRYDADYDDDWLASKRKSNSRNSRGRSPRTKDDRSISPASSTSSTSRGARRGKASGTPRKTPARRKKDASATSPAVTSAATAVKTPTSAVTAGTSPATNTATAAADGGGDAKKERQSLQFMQQSRKFEGKIPKLSQSQTSAAAATAATAATEASTSKSSQEQQQQIVYVNMLPAANTLNGIPQQQQQQYASTDGNVYQLQNEILCDANGHAVTAATASYQTTASSPQQQHQQQQQQNVATSVADNVVTTISSSSILHTNANTNGVDTIAATQQLQQQQQQQQQQQQQQQQQHYHYITTTGEDGQTPTTIVFENYNGGMPAVSSAAPTPVPVSQANSAATTTTTALVNTDGTIIEFDGSTYEEYHVLKSEPGSSDCLSNGSSAVAADIIKYDPQHGVVGDEEDDEENGLLQVKYEEQSLEHDPDNEHDADQEHEYEEFQVIKAEVEAEAAELAAGTTSYTISQDQPAPGTPVLSSMVPKSGSAAAAKQKRKRKTRVIADDEQGEYLEKMSVRGLDIARYEHIIDGVAYCLVCAKNDIFKTFKNKYSFQRHAYLFHEGQNRKIFACPICNKEFSRPDKMKMHKKDKHGDVPMPPSATTTPLKADGPPAKRARNSRTPRVRKSKGGDGSTPTKKRLAQIDSVLDDVQNGESLTMAPVSVSHSQQQQQQQQPMQHSITTLAPTTPSQPQHQLQTLPSLDFSGMILPGGAQLALANPGATSSVGLHRGPATPNGQPAAPTTTLIYSNQLELQQALLQQQLHGQSIMIQDQAGNLVPLQLDGTQAIYTTAPQAQRQQTTATYQTTQQQQQQPAQQPASQAQQQPHYELDNVTYLSSTAAATPTSAEQQQQQQQQQQHVIGTVQSYQILTPDGLQNFQPKLEAAELGDLCPYSQYTFTTHAGAQPTLNANALDAQTHQPQQHHQPQQHHHQQQHHQQTQLLQQQPFATHHNPHQQFMELKNELLIKGGDAYTLDTASMYHLPFSPTSMINAVNDVNTSSLLETKEISSSSSGGSSTNATSNTASSNSASAVVSSSASNGLKPAAKKTPVILLAARGAAKQPQLSILNGNTKAGTGNGSGSAGGGGGGGVTLVRVNASNRNQRQVIVAPEVAPVQQQSVVEEELLAEDDELEEELDEDAVALAGLSSSTAQILRKFRIPKGTAVTAKSGDNYLAMPTPTPSPPGVVNLVSSGVEASGYIENDDDIIEELNEDDLVEEIIDEEPSQEQPELQEAATADGLDLSSTNSATATAGTTMLLAPQPPPLQLQTVASNGTVTCFNLPANTILLQSADGSIIAATQVPHPSKAGQQQLIALPGNVALATEPASQAQATSAPQATQTLILTADGTAIPILATTPQQQQQQQQQQQQQQAAAAAAAQLFAA; from the exons atgaaaatgtcagAGGTGCCACGCATCATGGTCTTTCGACCCACCTGGGAGGAGTTCAAGGACTTTCCCAAGTATGTGGCCTACATGGAGTCACAGGGCGCCCACAAGGCCGGTCTGGCCAAGGTGGTGCCACCGCCGGAATGGGTGCCCCGTCGCAGTGGGTACGCCGATCTCGATGCCCTGAATGTCACGATTCCGGCGCCCATATGCCAGGTGGTGACCGGCAAGCAGGGCTACTATCAGCAGATCAACATACAGAAAAAGCCACTCACAGTGAAGCAGTTTAGCGAGCTGGCCAGCACCGAGCGCTACGCCACACCCAAACACTTTGACTTTGAGGATCTGGAGCGCAAGTACTGGAAGAACATAACATATGTGGCGCCCATTTATGGGGCAGACGTTAGCGGAAGCATCACAGACACCGACCAGGAT AGCTGGAACATCAACCGGCTGGGCACTATTCTTGACTATGTCAACAAGGATTATAACATCCAGATAGACGGCGTGAACACAGCTTACTTGTACTTTGGCATGTGGAAGACGACTTTCGCATGGCACACGGAGGACATGGACCTCTATTCCATCAATTACTTGCACTTTGGGGCGCCAAAGACGTGGTATGTGGTGCCGCCGGAGTGTGGTCGCAAACTGGAGAAGGTGGCCAACCAATACTTTCCGGCCAGTTACAAGAACTGCAATGCATATTTGCGCCACAAGATGACGTTGATTTCACCACAGATTCTCAAGCAACACGACGTGCCCGTCAGTAAG ATCACGCAGGAGGCGGGCGAGATCATGATCACGTTTCCGTTCGGCTACCATGCCGGCTTCAATCACGGCTTCAACTGTGCCGAGTCCACGAACTTTGCCATGGAGCGCTGGATCGAGTACGGCAAGCGGGCGGTGCAGTGCACCTGCAGCAACGACATGGTCAAGATCTCGATGGACACATTTGTCAAGCGCTTCCAAAGCGATCGCTACGATCTGTGGATGGAGGGGCGTGACGTGGGGCGGCATCCGGAGGATCCGCCAAATGGGGTGCCCAGTGCAGCTCCCCTGCCACCGCACCTCGATGTCCTGCTGTGTGATAAAAA AATGAAAAAGCAATGCAATCCCACCAAAGCCAAGAGTTTCAAAGAGCGTAATCCCGATCTGGACCTGGATGAAATCCAGCAGAATCCCAACGTGCCCGACGACGTCAAGGCCATGCTAAAGGAGAGCGTTCTAACGCTGGACACGGGCGATTTGGCCACGGATGAGGCTGATTTTCCCAACGAGGATGCCATGAGTCTACAGAGTCCGGCGGATCTGAAGACCAAGCAGGAGCTGCTTGAGTACATAGACGACGGCACAG atgatgatgaggaggaggacttCAAGCGGCGCAAGCAGAAGCGGCGCTACGATGCCGACTACGACGACGATTGGCTGGCGTCCAAGCGCAAGAGTAACTCGCGAAACAGTCGCGGTCGTAGTCCGCGCACCAAGGATGACCGTTCCATATCGCCAGCCTCCTCCACTTCTTCGACGTCGCGGGGCGCAAGGCGTGGCAAGGCCAGCGGCACGCCCCGAAAGACTCCTGCACGGCGGAAAAAGGACGCTAGTGCCACATCTCCGGCGGTCACttctgctgcaactgctgtaAAAACACCCACATCAGCCGTGACAGCTGGAACATCACCAGCCACaaacacagcaacagcagcagcagatggcGGAGGAG ATGCCAAAAAGGAGCGACAGTCGCTGCAATTTATGCAACAATCGCGTAAATTTGAGGGCAAGATACCAAAACTAAGTCAAAGTCAAAcgagtgcagcagcagcaacagcagccacgGCAGCAACAGAAGCATCCACATCCAAGTCTAGtcaagagcagcagcaacagattGTCTACGTCAACATGTTGCCCGCGGCCAACACCCTGAATGGCAttccacagcagcagcagcagcaatatgCGAGCACGGATGGCAATGTCTATCAGCTGCAAAATGAAATACTCTGTGATGCGAACGGACATGCCGTGACTGCCGCCACGGCTTCATATCAAACTACGGCCAGTAgtccgcagcagcagcatcagcagcagcagcaacagaatgTTGCAACCAGTGTTGCCG acAATGTGGTCACAACTATTAGTTCGTCCTCCATCCTGCACACGAACGCCAACACCAACGGAGTGGACACAATCGCCGCCacacagcagctgcagcagcagcagcaacaacaacagcaacaacaacagcagcaacaacaacaacattacCACTATATCACCACCACCGGCGAGGATGGACAAACCCCGACCACCATAGTGTTCGAGAACTACAACGGCGGCATGCCAGCGGTCAGTTCCGCCGCACCAACGCCCGTTCCCGTGTCGCAGGCCAACTCAGCCGCTACGACGACCACCACGGCGCTGGTTAACACGGACGGCACGATCATCGAGTTCGATGGGAGCACGTACGAGGAGTACCACGTACTCAAAAGCGAGCCCGGCAGCAGTGATTGCCTGAGCAACGGCAGCAGTGCCGTGGCCGCCGACATAATCAAGTACGATCCCCAGCACGGAGTCGTTggcgacgaggaggacgacgaggagaaCGGCTTGTTGCAGGTGAAGTACGAGGAGCAGAGCCTCGAGCACGATCCGGACAACGAGCACGATGCGGACCAGGAGCACGAGTACGAGGAGTTCCAGGTGATCAAGGCCGAGGTAGAGGCCGAGGCGGCGGAGCTGGCAGCCGGCACCACCAGCTACACGATCAGTCAGGACCAGCCGGCACCGGGCACCCCGGTGCTGTCCTCCATGGTACCCAAATCGGGATCGGCGGCGGCCGCCAAGCAGAAGCGCAAGCGCAAGACGCGCGTCATCGCCGACGACGAGCAGGGCGAGTACCTGGAGAAGATGAGTGTACGTGGCCTGGACATTGCCCGCTACGAGCACATCATCGACGGCGTGGCCTACTGCCTTGTCTGCGCCAAGAACGACATTTTTAAGACGTTCAAGAACAAGTACAGCTTCCAGCGACACGCCTACCTCTTTCACGAGGGCCAAAACCGCAAGATATTCGCCTGCCCCATCTGCAACAAGGAGTTCTCGCGTCCGGACAAGATGAAGATGCACAAGAAGGACAAGCACGGCGACGTGCCCATGCCGCCATCGGCCACCACGACTCCGCTGAAGGCTGACGGTCCGCCGGCCAAGCGGGCGCGCAACTCGCGCACGCCGCGCGTTCGCAAGTCGAAGGGCGGCGATGGCAGTACGCCAACCAAGAAGCGGCTGGCGCAGATCGACAGTGTCCTGGACGACGTGCAGAATGGAGAGTCCCTCACCATGGCGCCGGTCAGCGTGAGTCactcccagcagcagcagcaacagcagcaaccgaTGCAGCACAGCATCACAACGCTGGCACCCACGACGCCGTCGCAGCCGCAGCATCAGCTGCAGACGCTGCCCTCGCTGGACTTCAGCGGCATGATTCTGCCTGGAGGCGCACAGCTGGCACTGGCCAATCCGGGCGCCACCAGCTCCGTGGGACTGCATCGAGGACCAGCCACGCCGAATGGTCAGCCGGCGGCGCCCACCACCACGCTGATCTACTCGAACCAACTGGAACTGCAGCAGGCgctgctgcaacagcagctgcacgGCCAGAGCATCATGATCCAGGATCAAGCCGGCAACCTGGTGCCACTGCAGCTGGACGGAACCCAGGCGATATACACGACGGCGCCGCAGGCTCAGCGCCAACAGACCACGGCCACATATCAGacgacgcagcagcagcagcaacaaccagcGCAGCAGCCTGCCAGTCAGGCGCAACAGCAACCCCACTACGAGTTGGACAACGTGACCTATTTGAGCTCCACGGCGGCGGCCACTCCGACGTCagccgagcagcagcagcagcagcaacagcagcagcagcacgtgATCGGCACGGTGCAGAGCTATCAGATCCTGACGCCCGACGGCCTGCAGAACTTCCAACCTAAGCTGGAGGCGGCCGAGCTAGGCGACCTGTGTCCCTACTCGCAATACACCTTCACCACGCACGCCGGAGCGCAGCCCACGCTGAATGCGAACGCACTGGACGCGCAGACCCACcagccgcagcagcaccaccagccgcagcagcaccaccaccagcagcaacaccaccagcagACGCAACTACTGCAGCAACAGCCATTCGCCACGCACCACAATCCGCACCAGCAGTTCATGGAGCTGAAGAACGAGCTGCTGATCAAGGGCGGTGACGCCTACACCCTGGACACCGCCTCCATGTACCACCTGCCCTTCTCGCCCACCTCGATGATCAATGCGGTGAACGATGTGAACACCTCGTCGCTGCTGGAAACCAAAGAAATTAG cagcagcagcagcggcggcagcagcaccaacGCCACTAGCAACActgccagcagcaacagtgcGTCCGCCGTGGTGAGCAGCAGCGCGAGCAATGGCCTCAAGCCGGCGGCCAAGAAGACACCTGTCATTCTGCTGGCCGCTCGTGGTGCCGCCAAACAGCCGCAGCTCAGCATTCTCAATGGCAACACCAAGGCCGGAACGGGAAATGGAAGCGGAAGCGcaggcggaggcggaggcggaggcgtTACGTTGGTGCGCGTCAATGCATCCAATCGAAATCAGCGCCAGGTAATCGTCGCCCCGGAAGTTGCTCCTGTGCAACAGCAATCGGTGGTCGAGGAGGAGCTATTGGCCGAGGACGACGAGCTGGAAGAGGAGCTGGATGAGGATGCAGTTGCCCTGGCCGGACTCTCCTCTTCGACTGCCCAGATCCTGCGGAAGTTCCGCATACCCAAGGGCACAGCCGTGACGGCCAAGTCGGGTGACAACTACCTGGCCATGCCCACGCCAACACCGTCGCCGCCGGGTGTCGTCAATTTGGTTAGCTCCGGCGTTGAGGCTTCCGGTTACATCGAGAACGACGACGACATCATCGAGGAGCTCAACGAGGACGACCTGGTCGAGGAGATTATCGACGAGGAGCCCAGCCAGGAGCAGCCAGAGTTGCAAGAGGCGGCGACCGCCGATGGCCTCGATCTGAGCAGCACGAACAGTGCGACGGCCACAGCGGGCACCACCATGCTGCTGGCCCCCCAACCGCCTCCGCTTCAGCTGCAGACGGTGGCCTCCAACGGCACCGTGACCTGCTTCAACCTGCCGGCCAACACCATCCTGCTGCAGTCGGCCGACGGCAGTATAATCGCCGCCACCCAGGTGCCGCATCCCAGCAAGGCGGGTCAGCAGCAGCTGATTGCGCTGCCAGGCAACGTGGCCCTGGCCACCGAACCGGCGTCGCAGGCTCAGGCCACGTCGGCGCCCCAGGCCACGCAGACCCTGATCCTGACCGCCGACGGCACGGCCATTCCCATCCTGGCCACAActccccagcagcagcagcaacagcagcagcagcaacaacagcaacaggctgccgctgctgctgctgctcagtTGTTCGCCGCGTAG